In a single window of the Candidatus Binatia bacterium genome:
- a CDS encoding glycosyltransferase family 4 protein yields MRVLIALTYYRPHVSGLTIYTESLARGLARRGHAVTVLTSRFHPALPAREFLDGVEVIRVPIVSKISKGVVMPLFPLYAARLIRRHDVVNIHMPQLEAAALALLGRLFGKGVALTYHCDLHLPSGIFNRLVQSSLGPLNHAAAYLAHRIVTTTEDYARHSPFLSQFMPKVVAIPPLVDMAKPDPVITQRLAQRWQLNGRARVGFAARFAAEKGVQYLLQALPAVLEQVPDLHLVFTGAYKDTVGEEQYLASLSPLLRRYADRLTFLDLLRPEEMPSFFSLCDVLAVTSLNCTEAFGLVQIEAMLSGTPVVASDLPGVREAVRRTGMGEIVPPADAAALAAALVRVIKQRQTYVRPREEVARAFDLTQSVRLYEELFAGLISSAQLT; encoded by the coding sequence ATGCGCGTTCTCATCGCGCTCACCTACTACCGACCCCACGTCAGCGGCCTGACGATCTACACCGAGTCGCTGGCGCGCGGTCTGGCGCGGCGCGGCCATGCCGTCACCGTGCTGACCTCCCGTTTCCACCCGGCCTTGCCGGCGCGTGAGTTTCTCGACGGGGTGGAAGTTATACGCGTCCCCATCGTCTCGAAAATCAGCAAAGGCGTGGTGATGCCGCTGTTCCCGCTCTATGCCGCGCGCCTGATCCGACGCCACGACGTCGTCAACATCCACATGCCGCAACTGGAGGCGGCGGCGCTGGCGCTTCTGGGGCGCCTGTTCGGCAAAGGCGTCGCGCTCACGTACCATTGCGATCTCCACCTGCCCAGCGGCATCTTCAATCGACTGGTGCAATCGAGCTTGGGGCCACTCAACCATGCTGCCGCCTATCTGGCGCACCGGATCGTCACGACGACGGAGGACTACGCGCGGCACTCGCCCTTCCTCAGCCAATTCATGCCGAAAGTCGTTGCCATTCCGCCCCTCGTCGACATGGCGAAGCCGGATCCGGTCATCACGCAGCGGCTGGCGCAGCGCTGGCAGCTCAACGGCCGGGCACGGGTGGGATTCGCAGCCCGCTTTGCCGCCGAGAAAGGTGTGCAGTACTTGCTGCAGGCGCTGCCGGCCGTGCTCGAGCAGGTGCCCGACCTTCACCTCGTCTTCACCGGTGCCTATAAAGACACGGTGGGCGAAGAACAATATCTCGCCAGCCTCTCGCCTCTGCTGCGGCGCTATGCGGACCGACTCACGTTCCTGGACTTGTTGCGCCCCGAAGAGATGCCCAGCTTCTTCTCGCTCTGCGACGTCCTCGCCGTGACCAGTCTCAATTGCACGGAAGCGTTTGGGCTGGTGCAAATCGAAGCCATGCTATCCGGCACCCCCGTGGTGGCGAGCGACCTTCCGGGCGTACGGGAGGCCGTGCGGCGGACCGGGATGGGCGAGATCGTACCGCCCGCCGATGCCGCGGCGCTCGCCGCCGCACTGGTGCGGGTGATCAAACAGCGTCAGACGTACGTTCGTCCGCGGGAAGAGGTCGCACGGGCATTTGACCTGACCCAGTCGGTACGCCTGTACGAAGAGCTGTTTGCGGGATTGATCAGTTCGGCACAATTGACCTGA
- a CDS encoding class I SAM-dependent methyltransferase encodes MMTTQLLDQHYYCAHHLSEDRIALWWYARVVRKLRPRGGRLLDFGCGTGHLLRRLSAHFEAFGYDAAPHARNESRGNAPDAVILEEWKSLPAGMFDVIVALHTLEHVPRPLPTIEALTAKLVGGGILFFVVPHVGGLGHRLKGRRWFAYRDPTHVSLLSRGEWMMLMRKAGLEVVSVRADGLWDAPYVRFIPTMVQRVIFGAPAAVQIFWPGNRAFLPAALGECLIVTAKKSG; translated from the coding sequence ATGATGACGACGCAGCTCTTGGACCAGCATTACTACTGCGCGCACCACCTCTCTGAGGACCGGATCGCGTTGTGGTGGTACGCGCGGGTGGTGCGTAAGCTGCGTCCGCGCGGCGGGCGGCTGCTCGACTTCGGCTGCGGGACCGGGCATCTGCTCAGACGGCTGTCGGCGCACTTCGAGGCGTTCGGATACGATGCTGCACCGCACGCGCGCAACGAGAGCCGGGGCAACGCTCCGGATGCGGTGATTCTGGAAGAGTGGAAATCCCTCCCCGCCGGGATGTTCGACGTCATCGTGGCGCTGCACACGCTGGAGCACGTGCCGCGACCACTGCCAACGATCGAGGCGCTGACGGCCAAGCTGGTCGGCGGCGGCATATTGTTCTTCGTAGTGCCCCATGTCGGCGGGCTCGGGCATCGCCTGAAGGGGCGGCGGTGGTTTGCCTACCGTGACCCCACCCACGTCAGCTTGTTGAGCCGGGGGGAATGGATGATGCTGATGCGGAAGGCGGGTTTGGAAGTCGTGAGTGTCCGCGCCGACGGGCTGTGGGATGCCCCCTATGTCCGCTTCATCCCGACGATGGTGCAACGCGTGATCTTTGGAGCACCGGCGGCAGTGCAGATCTTCTGGCCGGGAAACCGCGCGTTCCTACCGGCGGCCCTGGGCGAATGCCTCATCGTCACGGCAAAAAAATCAGGATGA